A region of Paenibacillus sp. JNUCC-31 DNA encodes the following proteins:
- the papB gene encoding PapB family radical SAM/SPASM ranthipeptide maturase, with protein sequence MNELTNVWEERITPGDVMLLKHNSTKYAYVPESNALYEIDNNLEMILKSENETASVLYNKLPSPLEKGEFLEVIDSLIENEMINQERKTKEIETAHFQTISALTLMMVQECNLKCTYCYAGDGEYNEKGKMNFETAKRSVDFLIQNSGNIEELTLVFFGGEPLLNFETIEQVVQYANKLAETHHKKIKYSMTCNGTLITPKIINFIRAHDIYVQISVDGQKSAHDQNRFYGNQKGSYEIIMNRTEELRDKKQLGVRSTLTPANTNYTEIYQHLFSLNFRSAFLAPAMQMFNRESFEDLGVEFEVLTQYFLKLIEAKEYSKAKKINNVMKFLQRLHSGFESTYSCGAEVNFYAVDIHGDLYPCHRFVNNKNYKQGNVYSDIDHYKKNEFLLEAHTSNRQNCNYCWARNLCGGGCHHENYELSGAVTSPPVDYCRLTKTQLQSIFHLYLTLTEEEKEILLG encoded by the coding sequence ATGAACGAATTAACAAATGTTTGGGAAGAACGCATCACACCAGGAGATGTTATGCTTCTAAAGCATAATTCTACTAAATATGCATACGTTCCAGAGAGTAATGCATTATATGAAATTGATAACAATTTAGAGATGATTCTCAAGTCGGAAAATGAAACAGCATCGGTGTTATACAATAAATTACCTTCGCCATTAGAGAAAGGAGAGTTTCTCGAAGTCATTGATTCTCTGATCGAGAATGAAATGATCAATCAAGAAAGAAAAACTAAAGAAATTGAGACAGCCCATTTTCAAACAATCAGCGCTCTAACACTTATGATGGTACAAGAATGCAATCTAAAGTGTACCTATTGTTATGCTGGAGATGGCGAGTACAATGAAAAAGGAAAAATGAATTTCGAAACTGCGAAAAGATCTGTGGATTTTTTAATTCAGAATTCAGGAAATATTGAAGAATTGACTCTTGTTTTCTTTGGCGGGGAACCTTTATTAAATTTTGAAACGATCGAGCAAGTTGTACAATATGCTAATAAACTAGCTGAGACACATCATAAAAAAATTAAATATAGTATGACTTGTAATGGAACCCTCATTACTCCGAAAATCATTAACTTTATTAGGGCTCATGATATCTATGTTCAAATTAGTGTTGATGGCCAGAAGTCTGCTCATGATCAGAATAGGTTTTATGGTAACCAAAAAGGCAGTTACGAAATAATCATGAATCGTACGGAAGAGCTCAGAGACAAAAAACAGTTGGGAGTGCGTTCTACACTTACTCCCGCAAATACGAACTATACAGAAATATACCAACACTTATTTTCTTTGAATTTTCGAAGTGCTTTTTTAGCACCTGCTATGCAAATGTTTAACAGAGAGAGTTTTGAAGATTTGGGTGTAGAATTTGAGGTTCTAACACAGTATTTTCTAAAACTTATAGAAGCGAAGGAATATAGTAAGGCTAAAAAGATAAATAATGTAATGAAATTTTTACAGAGATTACATAGTGGTTTCGAGTCGACCTATTCATGTGGAGCCGAGGTTAACTTTTATGCTGTTGATATTCATGGTGATCTCTATCCGTGTCATCGCTTCGTTAACAATAAAAATTACAAACAGGGCAACGTATACTCTGATATTGATCATTATAAGAAAAATGAATTTCTTCTAGAAGCACATACATCCAATCGGCAAAATTGTAATTATTGTTGGGCTAGAAATTTGTGTGGCGGTGGCTGTCATCATGAGAACTATGAGTTATCTGGAGCTGTAACATCACCACCGGTGGATTATTGTAGGCTTACAAAAACACAATTACAGTCCATTTTTCATCTTTACTTAACTTTGACAGAAGAAGAAAAAGAGATATTGCTAGGTTAA
- a CDS encoding ABC transporter transmembrane domain-containing protein, producing MKGLAFIYKRLLPYNREIVTILLFMGLPLCFGIIQPILFGKFVDLISSNQIKDAFFIVFLIFIVCLMSLLFNLVCKYKVASISYKIQFSLKTDLIKRIFFLPMNIFESLPKGEIINKVENDTKAFSIAVTDLAKFLVDSISFIFIIIILIKINLKLSLILVLLGPILLISFLVFGKKIKFWDAIVKRKLDSYLNLLNEILEKFTLFRVFHAEGVIFRKFEGELSSYQSSSLKKNRITILSSGTVEGLNFISYIAILLGGLYFIGNHNLTLGELVAFTTYSSNFNYSLLRFSQFNVLVQETVVSINRMDNIPAPALKNSNEKGKYDLGSLTNFTGNVMGISNLSYSYAEVGIRCINELTLSVSRSKILQITGANGSGKSTLLKILAGFYRNYTGEIRYKGSDINDIPRSVYCNEVCLVTQEPQVISGSIRENLLLGNAQATSGELRKVCEMVGIASFIDSLDHNYNTLIGINGIELSVGQKQKLSMARGLLVNAELYLFDEVTSALDAMHKQTFFELMHSLKENNKAIIIISHDPLPPGLVDEKIELCI from the coding sequence ATGAAAGGTCTTGCTTTTATATATAAAAGATTGCTCCCTTATAATCGTGAGATTGTGACAATTTTGTTATTCATGGGACTGCCTCTGTGTTTTGGAATAATACAGCCTATCCTGTTTGGAAAATTCGTTGATTTGATTAGTTCTAACCAGATTAAGGATGCTTTTTTTATCGTTTTTTTGATTTTTATTGTTTGTTTGATGAGTCTTCTTTTTAACTTGGTGTGCAAATATAAAGTAGCAAGTATCTCTTATAAAATTCAATTCAGTTTAAAGACTGATCTAATTAAACGTATCTTCTTTCTTCCTATGAACATCTTCGAATCGCTCCCCAAGGGAGAGATAATTAACAAAGTTGAAAATGATACAAAAGCATTCTCAATTGCCGTAACGGACTTAGCAAAGTTTCTCGTAGATAGTATCAGTTTCATCTTTATTATTATTATACTCATTAAAATCAATCTGAAACTTTCATTAATTTTAGTTCTTCTTGGGCCGATATTACTTATATCATTCTTGGTATTTGGAAAAAAAATAAAATTTTGGGACGCGATTGTTAAACGGAAATTAGATAGTTATCTTAATTTATTGAATGAGATCTTGGAGAAATTCACGCTATTTAGAGTTTTTCATGCAGAAGGTGTGATCTTTCGAAAGTTTGAAGGGGAATTGAGTAGTTATCAATCGTCATCATTAAAAAAGAACAGGATAACCATTCTTTCTAGTGGTACAGTAGAAGGCCTAAACTTTATTTCATATATAGCAATTCTCTTGGGTGGACTTTATTTTATTGGAAATCACAATCTTACTCTGGGGGAACTTGTAGCATTCACAACGTATTCCAGCAATTTCAATTACTCTCTGTTAAGGTTTTCTCAATTTAACGTCCTGGTACAGGAAACCGTGGTCTCTATAAATCGAATGGACAATATTCCGGCTCCAGCATTAAAAAATAGCAATGAGAAAGGTAAATATGATTTGGGGAGTTTAACTAATTTTACCGGAAATGTCATGGGAATATCGAATCTCTCCTATAGCTATGCTGAAGTTGGTATTAGGTGTATTAATGAATTAACCTTGTCTGTTTCTCGATCAAAAATTCTTCAAATTACTGGGGCAAACGGGAGCGGGAAATCAACCTTGTTAAAAATTCTAGCAGGATTTTATCGGAACTATACAGGTGAGATTCGTTATAAGGGATCAGATATTAATGATATCCCTCGTTCTGTATATTGTAATGAGGTATGTTTGGTTACTCAAGAACCTCAAGTCATTTCTGGCTCAATCCGTGAGAATCTTTTACTGGGGAACGCTCAAGCAACTTCGGGAGAACTACGCAAGGTGTGTGAAATGGTTGGTATTGCTTCGTTTATTGATTCACTAGATCATAATTATAATACTTTAATCGGTATTAATGGAATTGAACTATCTGTTGGTCAAAAACAGAAGTTATCCATGGCTAGAGGACTACTAGTAAATGCAGAATTATACTTGTTTGACGAAGTCACTTCTGCACTGGATGCGATGCATAAACAAACTTTTTTCGAATTGATGCACTCTTTGAAAGAGAACAATAAGGCGATTATTATCATCTCTCATGATCCACTTCCACCTGGCTTGGTTGATGAAAAAATCGAATTATGTATCTAA
- a CDS encoding ATP-binding cassette domain-containing protein, producing MKLSVKNLSKHYDKPILQNVSFEMNTGILGLLGENGAGKTTLLEIISTLIAPHTGQVDYEGMDVVQDLHTIRKQIGYLPQKFDFFPHLTVQEILEYVCRLKNIHGRQRITEIEEKLKQVGLLEQRNKKFNALSGGMKQRLGIAQAIVGNPKLLLIDEPTVGLDPHERVSFRQLLTTLATDRSIIISTHIVEDVALTTDFVLVLHQGNVNYFGDIPAFIKSVEGKVWLYSGENVTEKLQKQGALIISTQVTASGVHIRYLSDTPLEGSLLLEPTLEHAYIYTNRKKV from the coding sequence ATGAAATTGAGCGTTAAAAATCTTTCGAAACATTACGATAAGCCTATTCTCCAGAATGTATCTTTTGAAATGAATACTGGAATACTTGGTTTGCTAGGCGAAAATGGAGCAGGAAAAACGACATTGCTCGAAATCATCTCCACGCTCATTGCCCCCCATACAGGTCAAGTAGACTATGAAGGCATGGATGTCGTTCAGGACTTACATACGATTCGAAAACAGATTGGCTACTTGCCACAGAAGTTTGATTTTTTTCCCCACTTGACCGTGCAGGAGATTCTTGAATATGTTTGTCGTTTGAAAAATATTCATGGGAGGCAGCGGATAACAGAAATTGAAGAAAAACTCAAGCAGGTTGGATTGCTGGAGCAAAGAAACAAAAAATTCAATGCTTTGTCTGGAGGTATGAAGCAACGCTTAGGTATTGCCCAGGCTATTGTCGGCAACCCCAAGTTACTATTGATTGATGAACCTACCGTGGGACTTGATCCTCATGAGCGTGTATCGTTTAGACAATTGTTAACAACTCTTGCAACAGACCGGTCTATTATTATTTCCACTCATATTGTCGAAGATGTTGCACTTACAACAGATTTTGTTCTTGTACTGCACCAAGGGAATGTTAACTACTTTGGAGATATCCCTGCTTTCATCAAATCGGTCGAGGGAAAGGTGTGGCTTTACAGCGGAGAGAATGTGACAGAGAAGCTTCAAAAACAAGGTGCACTAATCATCTCAACACAGGTCACTGCAAGTGGTGTACATATACGCTATCTATCGGATACCCCGTTGGAAGGCAGCCTTTTATTAGAGCCTACTTTGGAGCACGCCTATATTTATACGAATAGAAAGAAGGTATAA
- a CDS encoding polysulfide reductase NrfD family protein encodes MIRLWFLKLKVLWRSEHIWAFYMGLFMLYLTKFVFFIDELPVTIPLYGLFMSTMTLVILNSPKRYHMVHMIRLTNWNPIRRTLQSWLFSFFCTLPASTLLFFTIREIFKDTPVYLLMFVIFGLSYFAISFAFVISLLPFKMAILCSVSLYMVLTLMHGYKLESVRYVAPTLNFMYPDYPDMINMLSIFFLGILMLAIYCWSGVDWPRRQKKILLFILMIIAAAYIAVPLGQIWNGRHLANEPYQKVQVNNIVVQYKGIPHTIATRYGQVVSDIIDELNEHKINPNIAQIIITRLDHVPKGTQLEHILKLEEKTLYIEPYSNKFYEFNYGYNIIRDMLELSETDHQIGQQITQSLISKNKHHFFDSLQRRGLSETYE; translated from the coding sequence ATGATACGGTTATGGTTTTTAAAACTAAAGGTCCTATGGCGCAGTGAACATATCTGGGCTTTCTACATGGGACTGTTCATGTTGTATTTGACCAAATTTGTATTTTTCATAGATGAATTGCCTGTTACCATACCTTTATATGGACTTTTCATGTCCACCATGACGCTTGTTATATTGAATTCACCTAAGCGTTACCATATGGTTCATATGATAAGACTTACCAACTGGAATCCTATACGGAGAACTTTGCAGTCATGGTTATTTAGTTTTTTTTGTACGCTTCCAGCCTCAACCCTCTTATTTTTCACTATTCGTGAAATCTTTAAAGACACTCCTGTTTATCTGCTTATGTTTGTTATTTTCGGATTATCTTACTTCGCAATCAGCTTTGCGTTTGTAATTTCTTTATTACCTTTTAAAATGGCTATTCTATGCAGTGTATCTTTGTACATGGTCCTCACTTTAATGCATGGTTATAAACTGGAGAGTGTTCGGTACGTTGCACCAACTCTGAATTTTATGTATCCAGATTACCCTGATATGATTAATATGCTGTCGATATTTTTTCTTGGTATACTGATGCTGGCCATCTATTGTTGGAGCGGAGTCGATTGGCCTCGCCGACAAAAAAAAATATTGCTTTTCATTCTCATGATTATCGCTGCCGCATACATCGCAGTTCCCCTTGGACAAATATGGAATGGAAGGCATTTAGCAAATGAACCTTATCAAAAGGTTCAAGTGAATAACATCGTTGTGCAGTATAAAGGCATCCCTCATACTATTGCAACAAGATATGGTCAGGTAGTCTCTGATATTATTGATGAGTTGAACGAACATAAGATTAATCCCAATATTGCCCAAATCATAATTACTCGATTAGATCATGTTCCCAAAGGTACTCAACTGGAGCATATTTTGAAGTTAGAAGAGAAGACGCTATACATTGAACCCTATTCAAATAAGTTTTATGAGTTTAATTATGGATATAATATAATTCGGGATATGCTTGAACTTTCCGAAACTGACCATCAAATTGGACAACAAATAACCCAAAGTTTGATTAGTAAAAACAAACATCACTTTTTCGATTCACTTCAACGCAGGGGACTTAGTGAAACCTATGAATAA
- a CDS encoding bifunctional metallophosphatase/5'-nucleotidase, producing the protein MTSITSTSSFDIIVTSDLHGAIRPIHYNTNAYRPAGLALLASLIRREWECSPELLLVDNGDLLQGSPLASYAASFVSDHEVHPFIHVLNELGYDAAVVGNHEFNYGQKLLRKAVEDSHFPWLSANIVMDRHKEDPYREDERNHESDHEGLASQHSADDQPSYKTYQDEQVVIHAYEGNPEKEIRAVAPPGAGIPAFGPPYLIKTLSSGVKIALLGATTHYIPNWEHPKNIEGLQFLDALETIRAWVGYIREHEQPDVLVVSYHGGFESDLETGEPAERLTGENQAYAICRDIEGIDVLLTGHQHRQLTAEIHGVTVIQPGFSGNGAGQVSVQLERLSDGKWQIAGKQARLLLLDEHTDLQPDDAVMKLTDELEAKAQAWLDQPIGEVAGDLSIADPAALRLAAHPFMAFVHQVQMEATGAQISNTALLSEEARGFGSLITVRDVLSNFIYPNTLTVLELRGQDIRDALEQTARYFELDASGDVVVNPAYMQPKPQHYNYDMWAGIEYELEISKPVGDRVVKLEREGIPVAMDATYSVVMNSYRAAGGGDYAMYPGKKVLHEGATDMAALVEDYIRRHQPVTVEQANNWRVI; encoded by the coding sequence ATGACATCCATAACATCTACGTCAAGCTTCGACATCATAGTAACCAGTGACCTGCATGGGGCCATTCGGCCCATTCATTATAATACCAATGCCTATCGTCCAGCCGGGCTTGCTTTGCTGGCTTCACTGATCCGGCGGGAATGGGAATGCTCACCTGAACTGCTGCTCGTGGATAATGGCGATCTGTTGCAGGGTTCTCCTTTGGCCTCATATGCGGCGTCCTTTGTATCAGATCATGAAGTGCATCCCTTCATTCACGTTCTGAATGAACTAGGCTATGATGCTGCCGTGGTGGGCAATCATGAATTCAACTACGGACAGAAATTGCTGCGTAAAGCCGTGGAAGACTCTCATTTTCCTTGGCTATCCGCCAACATTGTTATGGATCGTCATAAAGAAGATCCTTATAGAGAGGATGAGAGAAATCATGAAAGTGACCATGAAGGGTTAGCGTCACAACACAGCGCCGACGATCAGCCGTCGTACAAAACGTATCAGGATGAACAGGTCGTGATCCATGCATATGAAGGGAATCCTGAAAAAGAAATACGGGCTGTTGCGCCTCCTGGAGCAGGCATACCTGCCTTTGGCCCTCCTTATCTGATCAAAACGTTGTCCTCGGGCGTTAAAATTGCTTTGCTGGGCGCAACGACACACTATATTCCGAACTGGGAGCATCCGAAAAATATAGAAGGTTTACAGTTCCTTGACGCTCTGGAGACTATTCGTGCGTGGGTTGGCTATATTCGTGAACATGAACAGCCGGATGTGCTCGTGGTCAGTTATCATGGGGGATTTGAAAGTGATCTGGAGACAGGCGAACCTGCCGAAAGGTTAACCGGAGAAAATCAGGCGTACGCCATCTGCCGTGACATTGAAGGGATTGACGTTCTGCTCACCGGGCATCAACATCGTCAGCTTACGGCTGAAATACATGGGGTGACCGTCATCCAGCCGGGGTTTAGTGGAAACGGTGCAGGTCAGGTATCCGTCCAGTTGGAGCGTTTATCGGATGGAAAATGGCAGATTGCCGGAAAACAGGCTCGCTTGCTGCTTTTGGATGAACATACGGACTTACAGCCCGATGATGCTGTTATGAAACTGACAGACGAGCTGGAAGCAAAAGCACAGGCATGGCTGGACCAGCCGATTGGCGAAGTTGCCGGAGACCTGTCCATCGCAGATCCTGCCGCACTGCGGCTTGCTGCGCATCCCTTCATGGCTTTTGTACATCAGGTACAGATGGAAGCAACAGGTGCACAGATTTCCAATACGGCATTGCTTAGTGAAGAAGCCCGAGGGTTCGGTTCCCTCATTACCGTTCGGGATGTATTATCTAACTTTATCTATCCTAATACACTGACCGTGCTGGAGCTTCGTGGGCAGGACATTCGGGATGCGTTGGAGCAAACGGCACGTTACTTTGAATTGGATGCTTCAGGCGACGTCGTCGTCAATCCCGCGTACATGCAGCCCAAACCGCAACATTATAATTACGACATGTGGGCAGGCATCGAATATGAGCTGGAAATCTCCAAACCTGTAGGGGATCGTGTGGTGAAGCTGGAACGTGAGGGTATACCTGTTGCAATGGACGCAACGTACTCCGTAGTGATGAACAGTTATCGTGCGGCGGGTGGTGGTGATTATGCCATGTATCCAGGCAAAAAGGTACTGCACGAAGGCGCCACGGATATGGCCGCATTAGTGGAAGATTATATTCGCAGGCATCAACCAGTGACGGTGGAGCAGGCGAATAACTGGCGGGTAATTTAA
- a CDS encoding phosphate/phosphite/phosphonate ABC transporter substrate-binding protein, with protein MEGVRLKKSALFLPLLILVLFLSACGSNSSTTGSANGADTSSNAPGTETAETDKAAEGYVPTELTVQFVPSQNADTLEAKAKPLEKLLGDKLGIPVKVSVSTDYNTIIEAMASNKVDVGFLPPTAYVLAKEKGAAEVILQAQRFGVNDETGAPTEQLADSYKSMIIVKKDSPIQSIEDLKGKKIAYQNVTSSAGYVWPAALLLDRGIDPLKDVTPVTVKGHDQGVIAVLNGDVDAAAIFQDARNTVSKDYPTVFEDTRVLAFTEPIPNDTIAVRTDMNAEWSAKIKQAFIDIGKDPAGHEIVKEIYTHEGYVESDDSKFDIVREYGEKVKTE; from the coding sequence TTGGAGGGTGTTCGCTTGAAGAAGTCTGCTTTATTTTTACCATTGTTGATTTTGGTTCTGTTTCTAAGTGCTTGTGGGTCTAACAGTAGTACAACAGGTTCAGCTAACGGAGCTGATACGAGCTCGAATGCACCCGGTACGGAAACGGCAGAAACAGACAAAGCCGCTGAAGGTTATGTGCCAACTGAACTGACTGTACAATTCGTTCCATCACAAAATGCAGATACACTCGAAGCCAAAGCGAAACCGCTTGAGAAGCTGCTGGGTGACAAATTGGGCATCCCGGTGAAGGTTAGCGTATCCACAGACTACAACACAATTATTGAAGCAATGGCTTCCAATAAAGTGGACGTTGGTTTCTTGCCTCCGACGGCTTATGTACTTGCCAAAGAAAAAGGCGCAGCTGAAGTTATTCTTCAGGCACAACGTTTTGGCGTAAATGATGAGACTGGCGCTCCAACCGAGCAACTGGCAGATTCGTATAAATCCATGATTATCGTAAAAAAAGATTCGCCGATCCAATCCATTGAGGATCTGAAAGGCAAAAAAATCGCCTATCAGAACGTAACTTCTTCCGCAGGTTATGTATGGCCGGCAGCCCTGTTGCTGGACAGAGGCATTGATCCGTTGAAAGATGTAACACCTGTAACGGTAAAAGGTCATGACCAAGGCGTTATCGCTGTACTGAACGGTGATGTTGATGCAGCAGCGATTTTCCAGGATGCTCGTAACACAGTATCCAAAGACTACCCAACTGTATTCGAAGACACCCGTGTACTGGCGTTCACAGAGCCAATCCCTAATGACACCATTGCTGTTCGCACAGACATGAATGCAGAGTGGTCTGCGAAGATCAAACAAGCGTTCATCGACATCGGTAAAGATCCTGCAGGTCACGAGATCGTTAAGGAAATCTACACACACGAAGGTTACGTAGAGTCGGATGACAGCAAATTTGATATCGTTCGTGAGTACGGCGAAAAAGTGAAAACAGAGTAG
- the phnC gene encoding phosphonate ABC transporter ATP-binding protein, whose amino-acid sequence MIELHNVTKTYANGTKGLNNINLKFKQGEFIAVVGLSGAGKSTLLRSINRLHDISEGEILINGKSITKAHGKSLRMIRRDIGMIFQSFNLVKRSSVLRNVLAGRVGYHSTMRTILGRFPKEDTELAFGALERVNIAEKAYSRADQLSGGQQQRVAIARVLAQEAKIILADEPVASLDPLTTKQVMDDLKRINQDLGITTIVNLHFIDLAREYATRIVGLRAGEVVFDGPVSEATDERFAEIYGRPILADELLDKQAVQEQRGEVLV is encoded by the coding sequence ATGATTGAGCTTCACAATGTAACGAAAACTTATGCTAACGGCACGAAAGGCCTGAATAATATTAATCTGAAATTTAAGCAGGGGGAGTTCATTGCCGTAGTAGGTTTGTCTGGTGCAGGGAAATCAACGCTCTTGCGTTCCATTAACCGACTGCATGATATCAGCGAAGGCGAGATTTTGATTAATGGCAAGTCGATTACGAAAGCCCATGGCAAGTCACTTCGCATGATTCGTCGGGATATCGGCATGATCTTCCAGAGCTTCAATCTTGTGAAACGTTCCAGTGTTCTTCGCAACGTGCTTGCTGGGCGTGTGGGATATCATTCCACCATGCGTACCATTCTGGGACGTTTTCCCAAAGAGGATACGGAACTCGCATTTGGAGCACTGGAGCGGGTGAATATTGCGGAGAAAGCCTATTCCCGCGCGGATCAATTGTCCGGTGGGCAGCAGCAGCGGGTAGCCATAGCTCGCGTACTTGCACAGGAAGCAAAAATCATTCTGGCAGACGAGCCTGTCGCTTCACTTGATCCGCTGACAACGAAACAGGTTATGGATGATCTGAAACGCATCAATCAGGATCTCGGAATTACAACCATTGTTAACCTTCACTTTATTGACCTCGCAAGAGAATATGCGACCCGTATTGTTGGATTGCGTGCGGGCGAAGTGGTGTTTGACGGACCTGTTTCCGAAGCGACGGATGAGCGTTTTGCAGAAATTTATGGCAGACCTATTCTGGCAGACGAGCTGCTGGATAAACAGGCTGTACAGGAACAGCGGGGAGAAGTTCTGGTATGA
- the phnE gene encoding phosphonate ABC transporter, permease protein PhnE, translating to MKQPVNVPIDGSLQNDSRKGKRPGPGSGSTIHRPKPPGRTKHLLTLIIILLLLWASAKQTDASFSELIEGFPNMLDLLREMFPPRWTYFDNIVQGMLETIRMALIGTTIGAIIAIPVSIICAGNLMPSRWIYYPARFVLNLIRTVPDLLLAALFVAVFGLGPIPGILALAVFSVGLIAKLTYETLETIDQGPLEAMTAVGMNRIQLIIYGVVPQLAAQFTSYVLYAFEINVRAAAILGLVGAGGIGLYYEATLGFLEYDKTSVIILFTLVIVLIIDYVSTKLREKLL from the coding sequence ATGAAGCAGCCCGTGAATGTACCGATAGATGGATCATTGCAGAACGATTCGAGGAAGGGCAAGCGTCCTGGCCCAGGCTCAGGTTCGACGATCCACCGTCCCAAACCACCGGGGCGCACCAAACATCTGCTCACGTTGATCATCATTCTCCTGCTTTTGTGGGCAAGTGCCAAACAGACGGATGCCAGCTTCAGTGAACTGATCGAAGGTTTTCCGAACATGCTGGACCTACTGCGGGAGATGTTCCCGCCGCGATGGACCTATTTTGACAATATCGTTCAGGGCATGCTGGAGACGATTCGTATGGCTCTCATCGGTACAACGATTGGTGCAATCATCGCGATTCCCGTTTCCATCATCTGTGCTGGTAATTTGATGCCCAGCCGCTGGATCTATTATCCGGCCCGCTTTGTACTGAACCTGATTCGTACCGTGCCAGATCTGCTGCTGGCTGCGCTGTTCGTTGCTGTATTTGGACTGGGGCCGATTCCGGGTATATTGGCACTCGCCGTCTTCTCGGTGGGACTGATTGCCAAGCTGACCTACGAAACGTTGGAAACGATTGATCAGGGCCCCCTTGAAGCGATGACCGCTGTAGGCATGAATCGGATTCAGCTCATTATCTATGGCGTGGTGCCGCAACTGGCTGCCCAGTTTACTTCCTATGTGCTCTATGCCTTTGAGATTAATGTGCGCGCCGCCGCGATTCTCGGATTGGTCGGTGCAGGGGGCATTGGGCTGTATTATGAAGCGACACTTGGTTTCCTGGAATATGACAAAACGAGTGTAATCATTCTGTTTACCCTTGTCATTGTTCTGATTATTGATTATGTAAGTACTAAGCTGCGGGAGAAATTGTTATGA
- the phnE gene encoding phosphonate ABC transporter, permease protein PhnE gives MMKNETSVIRRKPRKNPLRWVIVLLLILVYAWALAGVPFTGFKETAGQIMKAIVAGIFSPDWNFVYLPEGEDLLRGLLDTLAISVLGTVISAVLCIPFAFWSARNMSSFRPVSGTGKMVLSFIRTFPEIIMALLFIKAVGPGSFAGVLALGLHSIGMLGKLFADEVENIDYGPSEALLASGATRMQQLWFAVLPQVLPGFLNYTLYRFEINVRSATILGVIGAGGIGTPLIFALSTRNWPRVGIILLGIIVMITIIDLISGYIRKKLV, from the coding sequence ATGATGAAAAATGAAACAAGCGTTATCCGGCGCAAACCACGGAAAAACCCGCTTCGCTGGGTCATTGTACTCTTGCTTATCCTTGTGTATGCCTGGGCACTTGCCGGTGTACCGTTTACCGGTTTCAAGGAAACCGCTGGTCAGATCATGAAGGCGATTGTTGCCGGAATTTTCTCCCCGGATTGGAACTTTGTCTATCTGCCTGAGGGTGAGGATCTGCTGCGAGGGCTGCTGGATACGCTGGCGATCTCCGTGCTGGGTACCGTCATTTCCGCTGTACTGTGCATCCCGTTTGCGTTCTGGTCTGCCCGAAATATGAGCAGCTTCCGTCCTGTATCGGGTACAGGCAAAATGGTGCTCAGCTTTATCCGTACGTTCCCGGAGATTATTATGGCTTTGCTGTTCATCAAGGCGGTAGGACCGGGTTCTTTCGCGGGTGTGCTCGCCCTTGGATTGCATTCCATAGGGATGCTCGGTAAGCTATTCGCTGACGAAGTGGAAAATATTGATTATGGTCCTTCTGAAGCGTTGCTCGCTTCCGGAGCGACTCGCATGCAGCAGCTGTGGTTTGCTGTACTGCCACAAGTTTTGCCAGGATTCCTGAATTACACGTTGTATCGGTTCGAGATTAATGTGCGCTCCGCAACCATACTAGGTGTGATTGGGGCAGGGGGGATTGGTACACCGCTGATCTTCGCACTCAGCACACGGAACTGGCCACGAGTAGGTATTATCCTGCTGGGTATTATCGTGATGATTACGATCATTGATCTGATCTCGGGATACATCCGCAAGAAGCTGGTATAA
- a CDS encoding IS3 family transposase, with the protein MQRNNLQVAIAAPQNLEKARSLINEYILFYNEERCQNKLGDLSPVEFRGKIAA; encoded by the coding sequence ATTCAGCGAAATAACCTACAAGTTGCAATTGCGGCACCTCAGAATCTAGAGAAAGCGAGAAGCTTAATTAACGAATATATTCTGTTTTACAACGAGGAGCGTTGCCAAAACAAACTGGGCGACCTCTCCCCTGTTGAATTTCGGGGAAAAATCGCCGCTTAA